From the Osmerus eperlanus chromosome 21, fOsmEpe2.1, whole genome shotgun sequence genome, one window contains:
- the zgc:113276 gene encoding uncharacterized protein zgc:113276, whose translation MLDVLIIGGGPHALTLATLLSHPHHPPSDPSPPRPDPQPGQNVPRRGLSKSRGRTKRRVPSRPAEQLSSTEWVLDSAPGPPCPPSPPGPPLSLRVVDSYGEWAALWESQFTALNIPHLRSHTLVHTDPFDKAALRQFVAEQGRGEELHSLPDRAYILDQHTFFNDSRLGRKEKQRLGLNARPQDRLCFSLPGAQLSVDFFRQQVERYDLNKVLLRGTVERIVPVMEDKRRKEEEEEEDEEGKEEGTKEQDEIEEEEETTEEVERSREEKEVKFFRVHLRGGTVLEARRVVMATGPTRSQMANIPSWVSAIQESYPEDRLRHTVSLMHPTCSRTQETGSKGEDERLLSPEACVVCEPGERVMVIGGGLTSAHIVSTALSLGASHVAWVMRKHLQLKQFDVGDVESLVGRYSHVEHGIKLDGRAYLRQFYNQSSLHKRLAMIRQARKGGAVTPEAYAHLQPFIQSGRVSVRAYCQVSEARWSYRAQAWSVALTPEGDSWAGDRIWLATGCKLDVQQDPLLSHVIKDFPIQVIDGWPCIGESLCWSPGCPLYLMGQYTALQVGPHAVNLAGGQAASMRIAKDILGNREVAAEKTRTEEYVQHMHGLMWL comes from the exons ATGCTGGACGTGCTGATAATAGGAGGCGGGCCTCACGCCTTGACCCTGGCCACTCtgctctcccacccccaccaccccccctctgacccctcacccccccggcCGGACCCCCAGCCTGGCCAAAACGTACCCAGACGGGGCCTGTccaagagcagagggaggaccaAGAGGAGAGTGCCGTCCA GGCCGGCGGAGCAGCTTTCGTCGACAGAGTGGGTCCTGGACAGCGCCCCCGGCCCCCCatgtccccccagcccccctgggccccccttGAGTCTCAGAGTAGTGGACTCGTACGGAGAATGGGCCGCCCTCTGGGAGAGCCAGTTCACCGCCCTCAACATCCCCCACCTCCGCTCACACACCCTGGTACACACTGACCCCTTTGACAAG GCAGCGCTGCGGCAGTTCGTGGCGGAGCAGGGGCGCGGGGAGGAGCTACACAGCTTGCCCGACCGCGCTTACATCCTGGACCAGCACACCTTCTTCAACGACAGCCGGCTGGGCAGGAAGGAGaagcagaggctggggctgaatgCTCGCCCTCAGGACCGCCTGTGCTTCAGTCTGCCTGGAGCTCAACTCAGCGTGGATTTCTTTCGACAGCAG GTGGAGAGGTACGACCTGAACAAAGTCCTGCTCAGAGGAACAGTGGAGAGGATCGTACCAGTgatggaggacaagaggaggaaggaagaggaggaagaggaggatgaggaggggaaggaggaggggacgaAGGAGCAGGATGAGattgaggaggaagaagagactacggaggaggtggagaggagcagagaggagaaggaggtgaagttCTTCAGAGTCCACCTCCGCGGCGGGACCGTCCTCGAGGCTCGGAGGGTTGTCATGGCGACAGGACCCACCCGGTCCCAGATGGCGAACATTCCTTCCTGGGTGTCGGCCATTCAGGAGAGCTACCCGGAGGACCGCCTGAGACACACCGTCAGCCTCATGCACCCCACCTGCTCACgcacacaggaaacaggaagtaaaggagaggatgagagactgCTCTCACCTG AGGCATGCGTCGTCTGTGAGCCGGGAGAGCGGGTGATGGTGATTGGCGGAGGCCTGACCAGCGCTCACATTGTCTCCACAGCGCTGTCGCTAGGCGCAAGCCACGTGGCATGGGTGATGCGTAAACACCTGCAG CTGAAGCAGTTCGATGTGGGGGATGTGGAGAGTCTGGTGGGCCGCTACTCCCACGTGGAGCACGGCATCAAGCTGGACGGACGGGCCTACCTCAGGCAGTTCTACAACCAGAGCAGCCTCCACAAACGCCTGGCCATGATTCGCCAAGCCAGGAAGGGCGGGGCCGTCACCCCCGAGGCCTACGCCCACCTGCAGCCCTTCATACAGAGTGGGCGTGTCTCCGTCAGAGCGTACTGTCAG GTCAGCGAGGCCCGCTGGAGTTACAGGGCCCAGGCCTGGAGCGTGGCCCTGACCCCGGAGGGAGACAGCTGGGCTGGGGACAGAATCTGGCTGGCCACGGGCTGCAAGCTGGACGTGCAACAGGACCCCCTGCTCTCACACGTCATCAAGGACTTCCCCATACAG GTGATAGATGGCTGGCCCTGTATCGGGGAGAGTTTGTGTTGGTCTCCAGGCTGTCCTCTCTACCTAATGGGCCAATACACAGCCCTCCAG GTTGGTCCGCACGCAGTGAATCTGGCAGGAGGACAGGCAGCGAGTATGCGCATCGCCAAGGATATCCTGGGTAATCGGGAAGTGGCGGCGGAGAAAACGCGCACAGAGGAGTACGTTCAGCATATGCACGGGCTGATGTGGTTGTAA